A part of Desulfovulcanus ferrireducens genomic DNA contains:
- a CDS encoding efflux RND transporter permease subunit, whose amino-acid sequence MKLTEFSVKQPIATLMLLLAFILIGAVSLSKLSIDMFPDIEPPVVSILTTWPGASASDVETEVTQKIEDQVNAVNNLDSLTSKSLDNLSVISCKFEWGTNLDTATNDIRDKLELAKRDLPDDVEPPMLFKFSSATAPILFMTVSANKTWPRLYHLVDKYISDELKRVPGVGAIQLYGGLRRRINIYFDLNKIEGYRLSIPRINQILAAENLNVPSGNIKSGFREYFVRVPARYKDVEEIKNTIIGFYDGKPIYLRDVAKVEDGYKPQELNGWGDGKNAIVLLLQKQSGKNTVEVIQRVKDKLKQLRKNLPSDVKINIVLDNSENILLSVKNLRSTLLWGVFFVIMVTLLLLRQVRPAFIIALAIPFSLITSFIFLYLFGYTINLISLMSLAIASGMVVDNGVVVLENIIRHLERGSSPVQAAISGASEMGMAITASSMTTVVVFVPLMFLTGLAGIIFKQLGFVIVITILASLFTALTMTPMLCSKWVKKGIPEKKGRKKILGRLYNLSESWFNTLEKAYASLLAWALEHRKTVFLLAVSIFISSLSLVPYLSTSFMPETDTGDISIDFRLAEGTRIEETNRVVEEILQNIDEVVKPDEFRHSYAFDGQSEQGKGVALGMDEGPNVGQIGFKLVDRDQRTRSAKEIAALLRERVQKIPGITRIKVTAQDPITAILMGRGKPVSLELQGADLNELIAFADKLKASLQNIPGLVDVSISQKDPRPELWVIIDRAKASSLGLNVASIATVLRNYFYGKQATSFRDSGDNFDIFTRLDKENKDNLDHLLRAPIFTPDGRMVRLRNVVRIKEGSGPIEIERKNRQKIVKVEADLFKRSLGEAVTDIKKAIDKMGIPSGISLSFGGDIEEQAKAFHDLTALLVLGIILVYMVMASLFGNLRDPLIIMFSVPFAFSGVFYAFYLFDVTLGIISFMGIIMLLGIVVNNAIVLLDYTHLLQKKGKNLFEAVTQAGQSRLRPVLMTTLTTFFGMLPMAISKSVGAEVWNPLGITMLGGLLLSTLVTLVLVPTIYYQLELRKKSLGF is encoded by the coding sequence ATGAAACTAACTGAGTTTTCCGTCAAACAGCCAATAGCTACTTTGATGCTTCTTCTGGCCTTTATCCTAATCGGTGCTGTTTCCCTATCCAAGCTCAGCATCGATATGTTCCCCGATATTGAACCTCCGGTTGTTTCCATTCTCACCACCTGGCCCGGGGCAAGCGCCTCTGACGTAGAGACAGAGGTGACCCAAAAAATTGAAGATCAGGTAAATGCGGTCAATAATCTGGACAGCCTGACATCCAAATCCCTGGATAACCTTTCCGTAATTTCCTGCAAATTTGAATGGGGAACAAACCTGGATACAGCTACCAATGACATACGAGACAAACTGGAACTGGCCAAAAGGGATCTGCCAGATGATGTTGAGCCGCCCATGCTCTTTAAATTCAGTAGCGCCACCGCCCCGATCCTTTTTATGACTGTCAGCGCAAATAAGACATGGCCCAGATTGTACCATTTAGTGGATAAATATATCTCGGACGAGCTAAAGCGCGTTCCCGGTGTTGGAGCTATTCAGCTCTATGGGGGCTTGCGCCGCAGGATAAATATCTATTTTGACCTCAACAAAATCGAAGGATACCGTCTATCCATACCCAGGATCAATCAGATACTGGCTGCTGAAAACCTGAACGTTCCTTCCGGGAATATCAAGTCCGGCTTCCGCGAATATTTCGTGCGCGTTCCAGCGCGATACAAGGATGTGGAAGAAATTAAGAATACGATTATTGGTTTTTACGATGGAAAACCTATTTATCTGCGCGACGTGGCCAAAGTTGAAGATGGTTATAAACCGCAGGAGTTAAACGGTTGGGGTGACGGTAAAAACGCCATTGTCCTTCTCCTGCAAAAACAGAGTGGGAAAAATACAGTAGAAGTTATTCAAAGGGTTAAGGACAAACTTAAACAACTCCGCAAAAACTTGCCTTCCGATGTAAAAATCAACATTGTCCTGGACAATTCAGAAAACATACTACTTAGCGTCAAAAACCTGCGTAGCACTCTTTTGTGGGGTGTTTTCTTTGTCATCATGGTCACCCTGCTTCTCTTACGTCAGGTAAGGCCAGCTTTCATTATTGCCCTGGCCATTCCTTTCTCACTGATCACCTCTTTTATATTTCTCTATCTCTTTGGCTACACCATAAACCTGATTTCTCTCATGTCCCTGGCCATTGCCTCGGGCATGGTCGTGGATAACGGCGTTGTGGTCCTGGAAAATATCATCCGTCATCTGGAACGTGGTTCATCTCCTGTACAGGCTGCCATTAGCGGAGCGTCAGAAATGGGCATGGCTATTACAGCCTCGAGCATGACCACTGTAGTAGTCTTTGTTCCGCTAATGTTCCTCACTGGACTGGCCGGCATCATTTTTAAACAGCTTGGCTTTGTCATCGTGATTACCATCTTGGCCTCGCTTTTTACTGCCCTGACCATGACACCCATGCTCTGTTCAAAATGGGTCAAAAAAGGCATCCCGGAGAAAAAAGGTCGAAAAAAAATCTTGGGGCGCCTTTACAATTTAAGTGAAAGTTGGTTCAATACCCTGGAAAAAGCATATGCGAGTCTTCTTGCCTGGGCATTAGAACACCGCAAAACTGTCTTTTTGCTAGCCGTATCTATTTTTATCAGTAGTCTTTCCCTGGTCCCCTACCTTTCTACTTCTTTTATGCCTGAAACAGATACAGGAGATATTAGTATTGATTTTCGCCTGGCCGAAGGAACGCGCATTGAAGAGACCAACCGGGTCGTGGAAGAAATCCTGCAAAACATTGATGAGGTGGTAAAACCAGATGAATTTCGTCACTCCTATGCCTTTGATGGTCAATCTGAGCAGGGCAAAGGCGTGGCCTTAGGTATGGATGAAGGTCCAAATGTGGGCCAAATCGGGTTCAAGCTGGTAGATCGGGACCAAAGAACCAGGAGTGCCAAAGAAATTGCGGCCCTTCTCAGGGAGCGAGTCCAGAAAATACCAGGAATTACGCGGATCAAGGTGACGGCCCAGGACCCCATTACAGCCATTCTCATGGGCAGAGGCAAACCGGTTTCACTGGAACTTCAAGGGGCTGACTTAAACGAGCTCATTGCCTTTGCAGACAAGTTAAAGGCAAGTCTGCAAAATATCCCGGGCCTGGTGGATGTGTCCATAAGCCAAAAGGACCCGCGACCCGAACTATGGGTAATCATCGACCGGGCAAAAGCATCCTCGCTGGGGCTGAATGTGGCCTCTATTGCCACTGTCTTAAGGAACTATTTTTACGGAAAACAAGCAACCAGCTTTCGCGATAGCGGTGATAATTTTGATATTTTTACCCGGCTGGACAAAGAGAATAAAGACAACCTGGATCACTTGCTAAGAGCCCCCATTTTTACTCCTGATGGACGCATGGTTCGCTTGCGCAATGTGGTCAGAATCAAAGAAGGAAGTGGTCCAATTGAAATTGAGCGCAAAAACCGCCAAAAAATCGTAAAAGTCGAGGCAGACCTCTTCAAACGTTCCCTGGGCGAAGCAGTAACTGACATTAAAAAGGCCATAGACAAGATGGGAATTCCTTCTGGAATCTCCTTAAGTTTCGGGGGTGATATTGAGGAACAGGCCAAAGCATTCCATGATTTGACTGCACTTCTGGTTCTGGGAATCATATTAGTTTATATGGTCATGGCCTCTCTTTTTGGAAACCTGCGAGACCCCTTGATCATCATGTTTTCTGTCCCCTTTGCCTTTAGCGGAGTTTTTTATGCATTTTACTTATTTGACGTCACTTTAGGAATTATCTCTTTTATGGGTATCATCATGCTTTTAGGGATCGTGGTCAATAATGCCATTGTGCTTCTTGATTACACCCATCTTTTGCAAAAAAAAGGCAAAAATCTTTTTGAAGCCGTCACCCAGGCAGGCCAGAGTCGCTTAAGGCCTGTGCTTATGACCACGCTGACCACCTTTTTTGGCATGCTGCCCATGGCCATATCCAAAAGCGTGGGTGCAGAGGTATGGAATCCGCTGGGAATAACCATGCTTGGAGGACTTTTACTTTCTACCCTGGTCACCCTGGTGCTGGTACCTACCATTTATTATCAACTGGAACTCAGGAAAAAAAGTCTTGGTTTCTGA
- a CDS encoding putative ABC transporter permease translates to MKTDILNLLFSFSFFAILGWILEVSYRSLRDRRFVNPGLLKGPYLLLYGISILALMGAVYLLQNSNLILKTFVYFTITTGLELASGFIAQHLFQTRLWDYSDQRFNYKGHICLKFSIYWILLAFAFEYLILPPYQGFLAYLSPGVKVLFSGVTISIMFVDFLMVLSKKLLDMEVDEESLRTEFTNLARPLLEDPRVLKLSKYPHHRGKTRLTHVKEVAYLSFLWGKRLSLDCNSIVRGALLHDLFYYDWLREGPRLHGFRHHNIALKNARKIASLSKKEEDIIKKHMWPLTIVPPRYMESFIVSLIDTFCSLRDYTRIKNNENAKLASVCASLKAGKKNDKNP, encoded by the coding sequence ATGAAAACTGATATCTTAAACCTACTTTTCTCCTTTTCCTTCTTTGCCATCCTTGGATGGATATTGGAGGTCTCCTATCGTTCTTTGCGGGACAGACGATTTGTCAACCCTGGTCTCTTAAAAGGACCTTACCTCCTTCTATACGGCATAAGCATATTGGCACTTATGGGTGCTGTTTACCTGTTACAGAACTCCAATTTAATACTTAAAACTTTCGTCTATTTTACAATTACAACTGGACTTGAACTGGCCTCCGGATTCATTGCACAACACCTTTTTCAGACCCGTCTTTGGGACTATTCAGATCAGCGTTTTAATTATAAAGGCCACATCTGCCTTAAATTTTCAATTTACTGGATATTATTGGCCTTTGCCTTTGAATATCTCATCTTGCCCCCATATCAAGGTTTTCTCGCCTATCTTTCACCAGGCGTCAAAGTCCTTTTTTCCGGTGTGACGATTTCAATAATGTTTGTGGACTTCTTGATGGTTTTAAGTAAAAAGTTATTAGACATGGAAGTAGATGAAGAAAGCTTAAGAACAGAATTTACAAACCTGGCCAGGCCCCTGCTTGAAGACCCCAGAGTACTCAAACTTTCAAAATACCCGCATCATAGGGGCAAAACACGGCTTACACATGTAAAAGAGGTGGCTTATTTGAGCTTTCTCTGGGGCAAACGGCTTTCCCTGGACTGTAATTCAATTGTCCGCGGCGCCCTGCTCCACGATCTCTTCTACTACGATTGGCTGCGTGAAGGTCCAAGACTACACGGTTTCAGGCACCATAATATTGCTCTCAAAAATGCGCGTAAAATAGCCAGCCTCTCCAAAAAAGAAGAGGATATCATCAAAAAACATATGTGGCCACTGACCATTGTGCCTCCGCGTTATATGGAATCGTTCATTGTTTCTTTGATAGATACATTTTGCTCTCTAAGAGATTATACAAGGATAAAAAATAACGAAAACGCTAAGCTGGCTTCTGTTTGCGCTAGTTTGAAGGCTGGAAAGAAAAATGACAAAAACCCCTAA
- a CDS encoding acyl-CoA dehydratase activase-related protein, producing the protein MTKTPNKIYFAGIDIGSTTAKVTIFDKEDDLVFWRYRRHQAKAIETVRDIFNEAILELGDVELDLAVTGSAGMGVAEVFGLPFVQEVVASAYFIEKFYPEVRTFIEIGGEDSKIIFFDDHFRPDIRMNGSCAGGTGAFIDQMAVLLDVGGRELNALAKKSTNIYPIASRCGVFAKTDIQSMLSRHVSKEDIAASIFHAVALQVLTALSRGREIKKKILFGGGPLTFYSKLRRAFIDILDIKSDSELVISDHCELLPAMGAAMIRNGKPFLAKVSNILSVPENGVARQTNNDTKRLPPLFESKAEFETWQEKHAQAMIPRVNPAVLEEKNLFLGVDSGSTTTKIVLIDEEGKLALGYYNANNGDPIQAVKEGLGKLKKRFAALGFSPRIVRTAVTGYGEDLIKAAFGLDDGVIETMAHYRAARQFEPNVSFILDIGGQDMKAIYIHNLAVAEIQVNEACSSGCGSFIETFARSLGYNVQEFAKIACEMNSPFDLGTRCTVFMNSKVKQALREGATVSDISTGLAYSVIKNALYKVLKLKNIDVLGNKIVVQGGTFRNAAVLRALELSLNKDVIRPDISELMGAYGAALTAIVNYQDKQSKPAAFTPIWNQELKTDFSKKEIHCNGCENKCAVLKLTFANRNCFYTGNRCERYFSNNPDVQQKGNNLVDEQTILLFDRNKEPEKEPILTYGLPRCLNMYENFPFWCAFLTTCGFRVVLSSPSNFNLYEKGACTVMSENICFPAKLAHGHIFDLVEKKVDRIFYPTVVCEQEEYEDVLNTYNCPVVTGYPDLLKSAVNPKQKFGIPLDSPAISFKDSKLLRDQLYLFFKLFGIDYWTISRAVEKGHTAQKNYKGRLRARAKALIAKAEEQGKTIVVLAGRPYHQDPLINHGIPQLLAEQGVDVISENALPLAPEQVFLDDINVLTQWSYTNRLYAAAKWVTQTPNAQLVQLTSFGCGPDAIATDEVGEILRGCGKIYTLLKMDEITNLGAVKIRLRSMLETVKENAERVQRKDKKRKIARTLTPKDKEWTLIAPFFSPFYSPLIPSAFRPLGYRVEVLPPQDKASVELGLKTINNDMCYPSILVAGDIIKAFQSGLYDPEKTAVILTQTGGQCRASSYVPLIKKGLNTAGLDTVPVISISYGGVNSQPDFEIDEKGLVKRLALGVIFADPLAQMYLSTVPREKNPGASKALHSKYLSKMETGIENADYYYLLNLLKKAIADFNRVEIKKEHVPKIGVVGEIFVKYNFFSNGNIIEWLSNQGVEVILPPLQSFFAQKFINEAYAHKALFKHSLIDYIKTRMLEIYTNFYLGQIKRVMQGFRFYRKSHDLRKLSEITSEVVSLANQFGEGWLLAAEMIAMLGDGISNIVCLQPFGCISNHITGRGMENKLREMYPQLNLLSLDMDAGASEVNILNRLHFMVMRAREQINCEAKTPVGPKATRRFSIPRPWPRELNVFYNYVSLDVEKWKSWVSGLELWEKTRNIRFRIGR; encoded by the coding sequence ATGACAAAAACCCCTAATAAGATATATTTTGCCGGAATAGATATAGGCTCCACAACAGCCAAGGTGACCATCTTCGATAAAGAGGACGACCTGGTTTTTTGGCGTTACCGTCGCCATCAGGCCAAAGCCATAGAAACGGTTCGAGACATTTTCAATGAAGCCATCCTGGAGTTGGGCGACGTGGAACTCGACTTGGCAGTTACCGGCTCTGCCGGGATGGGAGTAGCCGAAGTCTTTGGTCTGCCTTTTGTTCAAGAAGTTGTGGCCTCTGCATACTTTATAGAAAAGTTCTATCCTGAAGTCAGGACATTTATTGAGATCGGTGGGGAAGACTCCAAAATCATCTTCTTTGACGATCATTTCCGTCCTGACATCCGGATGAATGGCAGTTGTGCCGGAGGAACTGGAGCCTTCATCGATCAAATGGCTGTGCTTTTGGATGTTGGAGGTAGAGAACTAAATGCCCTGGCTAAAAAATCCACCAATATTTATCCTATCGCCTCCCGATGCGGCGTCTTTGCCAAGACCGATATCCAGTCCATGTTAAGCCGTCACGTATCCAAGGAAGATATTGCTGCCTCTATATTTCATGCAGTTGCCCTGCAGGTACTCACTGCACTGTCCAGAGGACGGGAGATAAAAAAGAAGATACTTTTCGGAGGCGGCCCCCTTACTTTTTACTCAAAACTTCGTAGAGCCTTTATCGACATACTGGATATCAAAAGTGACTCAGAGTTGGTTATTTCTGACCATTGCGAACTCCTCCCCGCCATGGGGGCGGCCATGATCCGAAACGGCAAACCTTTCCTGGCTAAGGTTAGTAATATTTTATCAGTGCCTGAGAATGGAGTCGCCCGGCAAACAAACAACGACACAAAAAGGCTGCCTCCCCTGTTTGAAAGCAAGGCCGAATTTGAGACATGGCAAGAAAAACATGCACAGGCCATGATTCCCAGGGTTAATCCAGCAGTTCTAGAGGAAAAAAATCTTTTTTTGGGTGTTGATTCCGGCTCAACAACCACAAAAATTGTCCTTATTGATGAGGAAGGGAAACTGGCCCTTGGTTATTACAACGCCAACAATGGTGACCCCATCCAAGCGGTAAAAGAAGGGTTGGGTAAGCTTAAGAAAAGATTTGCAGCGCTCGGCTTTTCTCCCCGTATAGTTCGAACAGCTGTCACCGGTTATGGCGAAGACCTTATAAAAGCTGCCTTTGGATTAGATGACGGCGTGATTGAGACCATGGCCCATTACCGTGCAGCGCGACAGTTTGAACCAAATGTCTCTTTTATTTTGGATATCGGCGGACAGGATATGAAAGCGATCTATATTCATAATCTCGCTGTGGCGGAAATCCAGGTCAACGAAGCCTGCTCCTCAGGATGTGGTTCCTTTATTGAAACCTTTGCCCGCTCGCTGGGATACAATGTTCAGGAATTTGCCAAAATCGCATGTGAAATGAATTCGCCCTTTGACCTGGGAACTCGCTGCACAGTCTTCATGAACTCCAAAGTAAAGCAAGCCCTTAGAGAGGGGGCAACTGTCTCTGATATTTCAACCGGACTGGCTTACTCAGTCATCAAGAATGCACTGTACAAAGTACTCAAACTAAAAAATATTGATGTTCTGGGAAACAAAATAGTTGTCCAGGGAGGAACTTTCCGCAACGCAGCTGTATTACGCGCCTTGGAGCTATCGCTTAACAAGGACGTGATCAGGCCTGACATTTCAGAATTAATGGGTGCCTACGGTGCAGCCCTGACAGCCATAGTAAATTACCAGGACAAGCAGAGTAAACCTGCTGCCTTTACCCCTATTTGGAATCAGGAGCTAAAAACTGATTTTTCCAAAAAGGAGATCCACTGCAACGGTTGCGAGAACAAGTGCGCAGTTTTGAAGCTTACCTTTGCTAATAGAAACTGTTTTTATACTGGGAACCGGTGTGAGCGGTATTTTAGCAACAATCCTGATGTCCAGCAAAAGGGGAATAATCTTGTTGACGAACAGACAATACTCCTATTTGACAGAAATAAAGAGCCGGAAAAGGAGCCGATTCTCACCTATGGCCTTCCCCGCTGCTTAAACATGTATGAAAACTTTCCTTTCTGGTGTGCTTTTTTGACCACGTGTGGATTCAGGGTGGTTCTCTCCTCTCCCTCTAACTTCAACCTCTACGAAAAAGGCGCTTGCACGGTCATGTCAGAAAACATCTGTTTTCCTGCCAAGCTCGCCCACGGCCACATTTTCGACCTTGTTGAAAAAAAAGTGGACAGGATATTTTACCCCACAGTGGTCTGTGAACAAGAGGAATATGAGGATGTTTTGAACACTTATAACTGCCCGGTGGTTACAGGATATCCTGATCTCTTAAAAAGCGCTGTCAACCCTAAACAAAAATTTGGGATTCCACTGGATAGCCCAGCTATCAGCTTTAAGGACTCAAAGCTTTTAAGGGACCAGCTCTATCTCTTCTTTAAGCTGTTTGGAATAGATTACTGGACGATATCCAGGGCTGTGGAAAAAGGACATACAGCACAAAAGAATTACAAGGGGAGACTTAGAGCCCGGGCAAAAGCTTTGATAGCCAAAGCAGAAGAACAGGGAAAAACAATAGTGGTCCTTGCTGGTCGACCTTATCACCAAGACCCGCTGATCAACCACGGTATCCCCCAACTGCTGGCCGAACAAGGTGTGGATGTTATCAGCGAAAATGCCCTTCCTTTAGCCCCAGAGCAGGTCTTCCTGGATGATATCAATGTCCTCACCCAGTGGAGTTATACGAACAGGCTGTACGCTGCAGCCAAGTGGGTAACTCAAACTCCCAATGCCCAATTGGTTCAGCTAACATCCTTTGGCTGCGGTCCGGATGCCATTGCTACTGATGAGGTCGGAGAAATCTTACGTGGCTGCGGAAAGATATATACTCTGCTCAAGATGGATGAAATCACCAACCTGGGTGCTGTCAAAATCAGGTTGCGCTCAATGCTGGAGACAGTAAAGGAGAATGCTGAGAGGGTCCAAAGAAAAGATAAAAAAAGAAAAATTGCTCGAACCTTAACACCCAAAGACAAAGAATGGACCCTGATTGCCCCTTTTTTTTCTCCCTTCTATTCACCTCTGATCCCGTCTGCTTTCAGACCACTTGGTTATCGGGTTGAAGTGCTCCCGCCCCAGGATAAGGCCTCGGTTGAATTAGGCCTTAAAACTATCAACAACGACATGTGCTATCCCTCTATCCTTGTTGCGGGCGACATTATCAAGGCTTTCCAATCAGGGTTATACGATCCTGAAAAGACCGCTGTTATTCTGACCCAGACCGGCGGTCAATGTCGTGCATCTTCTTATGTACCTCTTATCAAAAAAGGACTGAACACAGCCGGTCTGGATACGGTTCCGGTAATCAGCATATCTTATGGGGGTGTCAATTCTCAGCCGGATTTTGAGATTGATGAAAAGGGGCTGGTCAAACGGTTGGCCCTGGGAGTTATCTTCGCTGATCCCCTGGCCCAAATGTATCTATCCACCGTGCCCAGAGAAAAGAATCCCGGGGCATCTAAAGCCCTTCACAGCAAATATCTTTCAAAAATGGAAACAGGGATTGAGAATGCTGATTACTATTATCTTTTAAATCTTCTTAAAAAGGCCATTGCGGACTTTAACAGGGTTGAAATCAAAAAGGAACACGTTCCCAAAATCGGAGTCGTGGGCGAAATTTTCGTCAAATACAACTTTTTTTCCAATGGAAATATCATCGAGTGGCTTTCCAACCAGGGTGTGGAAGTAATTCTTCCCCCCTTGCAGAGCTTTTTTGCCCAAAAATTTATCAACGAAGCATATGCCCATAAGGCCCTGTTTAAACACTCTTTGATTGACTACATCAAAACCAGGATGCTTGAAATTTATACAAATTTCTACCTTGGTCAAATAAAGCGGGTCATGCAAGGTTTTCGTTTTTACCGGAAGTCTCATGACCTAAGAAAACTCTCTGAAATCACTAGCGAAGTAGTCAGTCTAGCCAATCAGTTCGGCGAGGGCTGGCTTTTGGCAGCCGAAATGATCGCCATGCTTGGAGATGGAATCAGTAACATTGTTTGCTTGCAACCATTCGGCTGTATTTCCAACCACATTACCGGAAGGGGAATGGAAAACAAACTCAGGGAGATGTATCCTCAGCTGAATCTGCTTTCTCTCGATATGGACGCAGGGGCAAGCGAAGTCAATATATTAAATCGACTCCATTTTATGGTTATGAGAGCACGGGAACAGATAAATTGTGAGGCAAAAACACCAGTCGGGCCAAAAGCTACCCGGCGCTTTAGCATTCCCAGGCCATGGCCGCGCGAACTAAATGTTTTTTACAATTATGTGTCACTGGATGTTGAAAAATGGAAGTCATGGGTGTCCGGCTTGGAACTGTGGGAAAAAACGCGTAACATCAGGTTCAGAATTGGTAGGTAA
- a CDS encoding efflux RND transporter periplasmic adaptor subunit, with product MGEQKKASNKTAWIIGCLILIFLAITVFNFLGLRKKDDSLAPKEEKVPVQVDTVKKGELDWFLDVTGDLKPFQVVDVHPKVAGRIIEKILVEKGDWVKKGQLLAVLEKDTVKARVNRARAEVEVAQTNLEVLQKDYRRIKNLFREHAAPKQKLDHIQAELKAAKARLKQAGAVLKELQILYRNHNIYAPCKGVVTARYVDPGNLSDTEIPVLRISNEKILKVETSIPERDFPFVRKGMEVTFHTDAYPEKAFSGQIAIVSPTLNPKSRTANIEIHIPNNDLTLRSGMFAHVRLYFGKKKALIISRDALNKVPGTGNYYVYVIKGQKAYLRNIQTGLKQGNRVQVISGLHEGEQIVVKGQNRLKDGVLVEVKEKRDETN from the coding sequence ATGGGAGAGCAAAAAAAGGCCAGCAATAAAACCGCATGGATTATAGGATGTTTAATCCTGATATTTCTAGCGATAACAGTATTTAATTTCCTTGGACTCAGAAAAAAGGATGATTCTTTAGCGCCAAAGGAAGAAAAAGTACCGGTTCAAGTTGATACAGTCAAAAAAGGAGAATTGGACTGGTTTTTGGATGTCACAGGCGACCTAAAACCCTTTCAGGTTGTAGATGTCCATCCCAAGGTCGCAGGCAGGATCATAGAAAAGATACTTGTAGAAAAGGGCGACTGGGTCAAGAAAGGACAACTTTTGGCAGTTCTGGAAAAAGATACGGTCAAAGCCCGGGTAAACCGGGCCCGGGCAGAGGTGGAGGTAGCGCAAACAAACCTGGAAGTGCTGCAAAAAGATTACCGCCGCATAAAAAATCTCTTCCGGGAACATGCCGCGCCAAAACAAAAACTGGATCATATCCAGGCCGAGCTTAAAGCAGCTAAAGCCAGGTTAAAGCAAGCCGGGGCTGTTTTGAAAGAGCTTCAAATCCTTTATCGCAACCATAATATTTATGCCCCGTGTAAGGGAGTAGTGACTGCCCGTTATGTCGACCCTGGAAATCTTTCAGATACAGAAATACCTGTTTTGCGTATCTCCAACGAAAAAATCCTCAAGGTGGAGACCTCCATTCCTGAAAGAGATTTCCCCTTTGTGCGCAAAGGCATGGAGGTCACCTTCCATACTGATGCCTATCCGGAAAAAGCCTTTTCCGGGCAGATAGCCATTGTTTCTCCCACGCTAAATCCAAAGAGCCGCACCGCAAACATTGAAATACATATCCCTAACAATGATCTTACCTTACGCTCAGGCATGTTTGCCCATGTAAGGTTATATTTTGGCAAAAAAAAGGCCCTCATTATAAGTCGGGATGCCTTAAACAAGGTGCCTGGCACAGGTAATTATTATGTTTATGTGATCAAAGGACAAAAGGCTTACTTACGAAACATTCAAACAGGGCTCAAGCAGGGCAACCGCGTCCAGGTCATTTCAGGACTGCATGAGGGAGAGCAAATAGTGGTCAAAGGCCAAAACAGGTTAAAAGACGGCGTGCTTGTGGAGGTTAAGGAGAAAAGAGATGAAACTAACTGA
- a CDS encoding DUF6781 family protein, which translates to MSENQMKDRIVEELKKAKEAERITSEKIYDIVKEAVAETMAETKAGVEEFRSIVKDAVTAAVEGLKDAEADITEHIEAVIEGAMAGVRSRGDQAVDLIRKEINALETKLETEKAKLAQSLREGLEGAKEAGATLSEELRDQIESVLTSIKLKSTELLGLTKQTVKEAVKQAIESGEDIKETVAQITKDATEKALKEGRFRAKRVKEIAEKILSGAVEAAEETGKEIKNVAHGAFEGAQKGIASVVESIGDKTREFIHEDLARTKKDLEAIEELFLETVLSVARRSQEVAKEVLTELVEQTEKTTSVLKKETGRTAKKIAERLKETGKDVAKTIAEAGSKITRVMTDEAIELGKKSVEVAKGAISGMLKGAKDALQKGKEKEKK; encoded by the coding sequence ATGTCGGAAAATCAAATGAAGGATCGTATCGTCGAAGAGTTAAAGAAGGCTAAAGAAGCTGAGAGGATCACATCGGAAAAGATATATGACATCGTTAAGGAGGCGGTGGCCGAGACCATGGCAGAAACCAAAGCCGGTGTTGAGGAATTTCGCTCTATCGTCAAGGATGCTGTAACAGCTGCCGTTGAAGGATTAAAAGATGCCGAAGCGGACATTACAGAACACATCGAGGCTGTCATAGAAGGGGCCATGGCCGGCGTCCGCAGCCGCGGAGATCAGGCCGTCGATCTTATCAGAAAAGAAATCAATGCGCTTGAAACAAAACTTGAAACCGAAAAAGCTAAACTGGCCCAATCTCTTAGAGAAGGTCTTGAAGGAGCTAAAGAGGCAGGGGCAACATTGTCCGAAGAGCTCAGAGATCAGATTGAATCTGTTTTAACCAGCATCAAATTAAAAAGTACAGAATTGTTGGGTTTGACCAAGCAGACTGTAAAGGAAGCAGTCAAACAGGCCATAGAGTCCGGTGAGGATATAAAAGAGACCGTGGCCCAAATTACCAAGGATGCTACGGAAAAAGCCCTGAAAGAAGGCCGGTTCAGGGCAAAAAGGGTAAAGGAGATTGCCGAAAAAATCCTCTCTGGCGCTGTGGAGGCCGCTGAGGAGACCGGCAAGGAGATCAAAAATGTTGCCCATGGCGCATTTGAAGGGGCTCAAAAAGGAATCGCATCAGTAGTAGAGTCCATTGGAGATAAAACCAGGGAATTTATCCATGAGGACCTTGCCCGGACAAAGAAAGATCTTGAGGCAATCGAAGAGCTTTTTCTGGAAACTGTTCTCAGTGTGGCAAGACGCTCGCAAGAAGTGGCAAAAGAAGTCTTAACCGAACTTGTTGAACAAACTGAAAAAACGACTTCTGTCTTGAAAAAAGAGACTGGTCGTACAGCGAAAAAAATTGCTGAAAGGTTGAAAGAAACAGGAAAAGACGTTGCCAAAACCATCGCGGAGGCTGGAAGCAAGATTACACGCGTAATGACAGACGAGGCCATAGAACTCGGGAAAAAATCCGTAGAGGTAGCAAAGGGGGCGATCTCAGGTATGTTGAAGGGGGCAAAAGATGCCCTTCAAAAAGGAAAAGAAAAAGAAAAAAAGTAA